One Monomorium pharaonis isolate MP-MQ-018 chromosome 4, ASM1337386v2, whole genome shotgun sequence DNA segment encodes these proteins:
- the LOC118645060 gene encoding uncharacterized protein LOC118645060, with product MESPRIVGNNQQYKIFKFFLNNGSGRRIQIVVWNDDIDKIRHHINLNNIIHLDGVQARSSKVASFNNGNTPFELLIRKNTIVSNLGKYEPTSNLEIEPMAIKLNEIINATQRISKFY from the exons ATGGAGTCACCGCGCATTGTTGGAAATAACcaacaatacaaaatattcaaattttttttaaataatggcaGCGGTAGAAGGATTCAAATCGTAGTCTGGAATGATGATATAGATAAAATCAGACATCacatcaatttaaataat atcaTTCATTTGGATGGTGTACAAGCTCGAAGCTCCAAAGTAGCTTCCTTTAATAATGGAAACACACCATTTGAACTATTAATTCGTAAAAACACTATTGTATCAAATTTAGGAAAATACGAACCAACTTCAAATTTAGAAATAGAACCAATGGCTATTAAACTAaacgaaataataaatgcaacgCAACGAATCAGTAAGTTCtattaa